The region GAGCAGCTTCTCGTGCAGCACGCCCGGGTAGCGGAGCACGGATGCGCCGAGCGGGCGCAGTTCCACGGTGTCGCCGTCCAGTCGCAGCTCGGCGGCGGCCACGTCGACGCCGTCCATCGACGTGCCGGAGAGCAGTCCGAGTACCCGACACCAAGTCATATGTGTGGTGTATTGCACAGTCGCGGGTAAAGGCAAGCGCTTCGCGGACCTGGTTGGTGATTTGCCCACTTAGTGTGCCGGGCGCGTTCCGTGGCCGGTATGACCAGGTGGGAGGATAGGCGCGTGACCACCTCAACCCTGATTCTGATCATCGTCGTCGTCGCGGTGGTGCTGGCGATCGCCGTGGTCGCCGGTGTCGTGCTGAACCGCCGGCGGCGGATCAGCCTGAGCGAACGGGACGAAGCCGCCAGCTCGAGCGAGGCCGTCAAGGGCGGCGGATACCGCGCCGACGGCGGAATCAGCCTGTCCAGCGGCGGCACCGCCACGACCGCTCCGCCGGAGCATCCCGCGGGAGAACGCACCGAGGTGGAGGGGCAACCCGGCGTCGGTGACGACGCGGCGGTACCCCGCGACAGCGAGCGACGCGGCATCGTTGACGTGCCGCTGCCGGACGGCCCGACCGCGACCCAACAGGCCCTGGTCGAGGAGCCACCGGAACGGGAAGCCCCGGTCGAGGAGCCGCCCGTCGAGGTTCCCGAGCACGAGCGCGTCGAGCCGGTGCCGGAGCCCGCACCCGCGGTGCCGGAGGAGATCGAGGAGATCGAGCCGACCTCGGGGCGGCTGGAGCGGCTGCGCGGCCGGCTCTCCCGGTCCCGGTCGACCTTCGGCCAGGGCCTGCTGGGCCTGCTCGGCGCGGGCGACCTCGACGAGGACTCCTGGGAGGAAATCGAGGACACCCTCCTGATGGCCGACCTCGGCGCGGCGACCACCACCGAGATCACCGAGCGGCTGCGCACCGAGATCGCCACCCGCGGCGTCCGCACCCCGGACGAGGCACGGGCGCTGCTGCGCGAGGTGCTGGTCGATGCCCTCGGTCCGGACATGCAGCGTGCGGTGCAGGCGCTGCCGCACGGCAACCCCGCCGACGGCGGCAAGCCGGCCGTCGTGCTGGTCGTCGGAGTCAACGGCACCGGCAAGACCACCACCACGGGCAAGCTGGCGCGGGTGCTGGTCGCGGACGGACGGACCGTGCTGCTCGGCGCGGCGGACACCTTCCGCGCCGCGGCCGTCGATCAGCTTGCCACCTGGGGACACCGGGTGGGTGCGGAAGTGGTGCGCGGCAAGGAAGGTGCCGATCCGGCGAGCGTGGCGTTCGAGGCGGTCAGCAGGGGCGGCGACACCGCCGTGGATGCGGTGCTGGTCGACACGGCCGGCCGGCTGCACACCAAGACCGGGCTGATGGACGAACTCGGCAAGGTCAAGCGCGTCGTGGAAAAGAAAGCTCAGGTCGACGAGGTGCTTTTGGTGCTGGACGCGACGACCGGGCAGAACGGCCTGACTCAGGCGCGGGTTTTCTCCGACGTCGTCGACGTGACCGGCATCGTGCTGACGAAACTGGACGGCACCGCCAAGGGCGGCATCGTCTTCCAGGTCCAGCGCGAACTGGGTGTTCCGGTGAAGCTAGTCGGCCTCGGCGAGGGCGCGGACGACCTGGCCCCCTTCGAGCCAGGCGCCTTCGTGGACGCCCTCCTCGGCTGACACCCCCGGCCAACAGCCCCCGCAACTCGGAGTTCATGACGCGGACGCCGCGGCCGTGGACGCCGTGATCGAGCCGAGTCTGGAGTCCCTGTGCGGCGTTCTGGCGGAGAAGGGAAACGCGCAGTGAGCACCCGAGTCCAGCAGACACCGGCCCCTCCCGTGCGCACGGCCGCGGCGGCCACCCTGGTTCTGGTCGTCCTGGTGGCGCTGGCGCTGCGAGCGCCGTTCACCGCGGTGGCGCCGCTGCTGGAGCAGATTCAGCACGACCTGGGCGTATCGAACACCTTGGGCGGGGTGCTGACCACGTTGCCGGTGGTGTGCCTGGGCGCGTTCGCGTTCGTCGCACCGAAGCTGCGGCAGCGCTTCGGCGACGAGAAGGTGCTGGTCGGCTGCTTGGTGGTCCTGCTGGTCGGCAACTCGATGCGTGCGCTGGGATCGATCGGGACGCTGCTTGCCGGGACGGTCGTGGTCGGGGCCGGGGTCGCGGTGGCGAACGTCGCGCTGCCGGGCCTGATCAAGCGCGACTTCCCGCACAAAGTGCCGGTGATCACGGCGATCTACGCGATGTGCCTGACGCTGGGCGGCGCGGTCGCGGCTAGCGTCGTCGTACCGATCGGTGCGGCGATGAGCTCGGCCTGGCGAGCCCCACTCGGATTGCTCGCCGTTCCCGTCCTGTTCGCCCTGGGGATCAGCGTCTTCGCGCTGCGGCGCGGCACCGGCGTGCCGCCGCTGCCGGCCCGCCCCGGCCGGCTGTGGCGGAACCCGCTGGCCTGGCAGCTCACCGTGTTCATGGGGTTGCAGTCGGCATTGGTCTACGTCGTCTTCGGCTGGCTGCCGACCATGTTGCAGAGCCGGGGCATGAGTCCCGAACTGGCGGGCCTGGCGCTGGGCATCCAGGCGGCGGTGCAGGCCGCCGGATCGATGAGCGTGCCGGTGCTGTGCCACCGGCTCCGCGACCAGCGTCCGATCGCCGTGGTGCTGGCCGTGCTGGTCGCGCTCGGCTTCACCGGCATCCTGGTGGGCCCCGCCGCCGGGCTGTGGCCGGCGACCGTCGTGCTCGGGTTGGCCCAGGGCGCGGGGTTCGGCCTGGCACTGACGCTGTTCGGACTGCGTTCGCCGGACAGCGACACCACGACGGCGCTGTCCGGGATGGCTCAAGGTGGGGGATATCTCATCGCCGCGGCGGGTCCGTTGCTGATCGGATTGCTGCACGACATGACCGGAGGCTGGACCGTCCCGTGGGCGCTGCTGATTGCCTGCTCCGCGGTCTGGCTGGGCGCGGGACTGCTGGCCGGCCGACCGGTCCAGGTGCCGTCGGTGATCGGCGAGGTAACGCGCCGGTGACATCACAACGCGGCCGTAACCCGCGGTCAGTCGGAGTTCACGGCCGCGTTACATCGAAACGGACCGCCTGAAACAGGCATTTCTCAAGATGCGGCCAACTCGGTCCGTACGGGGAGGCAATGTGAATTCAGGCGACACCGCATGGGTGCTCGTGAGCGCGGCGTTGGTCTTGCTCATGACCCCGGGTCTGGCGTTCTTCTACGGTGGCATGGTGCGCTCTCGCGGCGTGCTCAACATGCTGATGATGAGCATCGGAAGCATCGGCGTGGTGGGCGTGTTGTGGGCGCTCATTGGCTACTCGACAGCGTTCGGCTCCGACGTCGGTGGGCTCGGTCTGCTCGGCAATCCGGCGGAGTTCTTCGGGCTGGGCCAATTGCTCGGTAAGGACCAGCTCTCCGGCACCGTCCCGACGCTGGCGTTCGTCGGCTTCCAGGCGATGTTCGCGATCGTCACCGTCGCGCTGATCTCCGGCGCGATCGCCGACCGCGCCCGCTTCGGTCCCTGGTTGCTGTTCGCCGGGCTGTGGGCCGTGGTGGTGTACTTCCCGGTCGCGCACTGGGTTTTCGCCTTCGACACGAAAGACGACGCGGGCAATGTGACCGCCGTCGGCGGCTGGATCGCCAACAGGCTGGCCGCGATCGACTTCGCCGGTGGTACCGCGGTGCACATCAACGCGGGTGCCGCCGCGCTGGCGCTGGCGCTGGTGCTCGGCAAGCGCAAGGGCTGGCCGAAGGACCCGGGCAAGCCGCACAACCTGCCGTTCGTGGTGCTCGGCGCGGGCCTGCTGTGGTTCGGCTGGTTCGGCTTCAACGCCGGTTCGGCGCTGGCCGCGAACACCACCGCGGCGGTTACGTTGGTGAACACGCTGGTCGCCACGAGTGCCGCGATGCTCGGCTGGCTGCTCGTCGAGCGCATCCGCGACGGGCACGCCACCACACTCGGCGCCGCCTCGGGCATCGTCGCCGGTCTCGTCGCGATCACCCCGGCCTGCTCCTCGGTGTCGCCGCTGGGCGCGATCGCCATCGGCGCGATCACCGGCGCGGTGTGCGCGCTGGCGGTCAGCCTGAAGTACAAGTTCGGCTACGACGACTCGCTGGACGTCGTCGGCGTCCACCTGGTCGGCGGCGTGATGGGCACCCTGCTGATTGGTCTGTTCGCGTCGTCGGCCGCCCCGGCCGGGGTGGACGGGCTGTTCTACGGCGGCGGGCTGGACCAGCTGTGGCGGCAGGCTGTCGGTGCGGGAGCGGTGCTGGTTTACTCGTTCGTGCTCAGCCTGGTGCTGGCGCTGCTGGTCAAGGCGGTCGTCGGGTTCCGGGTGAGCGCCGAGGACGAGGCCGTGGGCATCGACGAGACCGAGCACGCCGAGACCGCGTACCACTTCGGTGACGGTCGCTCTGTGCGCCGCTCCCCGGTGCCGGCCGACGAGGTCGAACGCAAGCTGGAGGGCAGCCGCGCATGAAATTGGTGACCGCGATCGTTCAGCCGTCCAAGTTGGACGATCTCAAGGAGGAGCTCGGTCGGCTCGGGGTGCTGGGCATGACCGTGAGCCAGGTGCAGGGCTACGGCCGCCAGAAGGGCCACACGGAGGTCTACCGGGGCGCCGAGTACGCCGTGGACTTCATCGAGAAGCTGCGCGTCGAGGTCCTGGTCGATGAATCCAATGTGGACAAGGTGGTGGACGGGATCGTGTCCGCCGCGCGGACCGGCAGGGTCGGCGACGGCAAGGTCTGGGTGACCTCGGTGGACACCGTGGTCCGGGTTCGCACCGGCGAAACCGGAGTCGAAGCGATCTGACCCGTTCCGGGCCGAGTGGAGGGCATCTCCGATCGACTGAGTCGATCGAAGATGCCCTCCACTTTTTCCTGTTCAGGGGCCGCGCGTGTGCCGGGTGCGAGGGTGCCGGGCGACACCTGGACAGCCGCTCGGGCTGAGTGTTTTTCGCGGAGTTGTAGGCGACGGCTGCGTAACACTACGCAGCCGCACTCAGGGGGCTTCACGGTCTCGCGGCGGCCCGCCAGGCGGCAGACTTCTCGGCATAACGCGGTCATCAGGCAGAACCGGAGGGGGACCCGCCCGCACTGGGGGTCGGGCGGGGAAAGACCGGGCCTCGCGATCGCAACGGGGAAACCGCGCGGGCGGCCGGGGGGACACGGTCGCCCACGCGGACCAGGTGCGATATCCCGAAACGCACCAGGGGTGGTGCGGGAGGCGGTTCGTCCGGGGGGGAACGAGCCGCCTCCCGTTTTTCGCGTTCGGTGGCGTTGCGCACTCGGCTCCTCGGACAAGATCGAGCAACGCGTAGCCTTGGGGCCGTCGTGGACATATCGGACGCACTTCCCATTTACGCCAGCCCGCCGCCGATGGTGCGCGTTGGTCGGCGCTCGCTCGTCGTCCTGGCCGGCTTACCGGGCGCGGGCAAGAGCACGGCGCTCGGAAAACTGCGCGGCGGCTCGGACATTTCCACGCTGGATTCCGAACAGGTTCGTGCCCAGCTGCGCAAGGTGCTGCCGACCCGACTGCCGTACCGCTTCTACCGCCCGCTGGTGCACCTAGCGCACCGGGCCCGCATAGCCATGTGCTGCCTGCGTGCGCCTGGGCCGGTTGTCGCGCATGAACCCGCGACCCGCGGCACCACCCGCGCGATGCTGATGCTGTTCGGCTGGCTGACCGGGCGGCAGCGGGTGCTGGTGTGGCTGCACGCGGACGCGCGCGAGGCGCTGGCCGGGCAGCAGGCACGCGGGCGACTGATCCGCCCGAGGTCGTTCCTCCGGCACGTGCAGCGAGCCCACCGGATGCACCTACGGTTGCTCGGCGGCGGGCAGCCACGCGGCTGGCACCAGGTGCACCTGCTCACCAGGAGCCAGGTCGAGTACGGCCTCCGGCTGGACGTCGTGGCGTGACCTACGTCCCGTTGTGCCGGGCCGCTGCCCAATGCCTGGATCTCGATCGCTAAGGTAGACGCTTGGCGCTGCGGCAGGACGCCGCGACGCCAGGCTGAGAACGATCGAGCTGCGGGTGACTGGCAACAGGGTGTGCGTCCAGCTGAGCGCGCGGTTCGAAATGCGCAAGCGGCGCCCCGCGGCGGTCAGAGCTTCCGAGCCGACGCCTCGCCGATCACCCCGGACCTCCGGGCGGTAGTGCCGGGCCGTTTCCGCAATCCATCAGCCCCCTGCCGAGCCCACCGAGGAGACCCGCGGTTAGCATGTCGACCTTCGACGAACTTGATCTCGACCCCCGCGTCCGCCAGACGCTCAGCGAGATCGGCTACGAGACCCCGTCGCCGATCCAAGAAAAGACCATCCCGCTGCTGTTGGAGGGCCGCGACGTGCTGGGCCTGGCCCAGACCGGCACCGGAAAGACCGCCGCGTTCGCGCTGCCCATCCTGTCCCGCCTCGACCTGGACGCCACCGGCCCGCAGGCCCTGGTGCTCGCGCCCACCCGCGAGCTGGCCATCCAGGTTTCCGAGGCCTTCCAGCGTTACGCCGCGCATATTCCCGGCTTCCACGTGCTGCCCATCTACGGCGGCACCAGCTACGGCCCGCAGCTCGGCGGCCTGCGTCGCGGCGCGCACGTCGTCGTCGGCACCCCCGGCCGGCTGATCGACCACCTGGAGAAGGGCTCGCTCGACCTGAC is a window of Saccharopolyspora phatthalungensis DNA encoding:
- the ftsY gene encoding signal recognition particle-docking protein FtsY, with translation MTRWEDRRVTTSTLILIIVVVAVVLAIAVVAGVVLNRRRRISLSERDEAASSSEAVKGGGYRADGGISLSSGGTATTAPPEHPAGERTEVEGQPGVGDDAAVPRDSERRGIVDVPLPDGPTATQQALVEEPPEREAPVEEPPVEVPEHERVEPVPEPAPAVPEEIEEIEPTSGRLERLRGRLSRSRSTFGQGLLGLLGAGDLDEDSWEEIEDTLLMADLGAATTTEITERLRTEIATRGVRTPDEARALLREVLVDALGPDMQRAVQALPHGNPADGGKPAVVLVVGVNGTGKTTTTGKLARVLVADGRTVLLGAADTFRAAAVDQLATWGHRVGAEVVRGKEGADPASVAFEAVSRGGDTAVDAVLVDTAGRLHTKTGLMDELGKVKRVVEKKAQVDEVLLVLDATTGQNGLTQARVFSDVVDVTGIVLTKLDGTAKGGIVFQVQRELGVPVKLVGLGEGADDLAPFEPGAFVDALLG
- a CDS encoding CynX/NimT family MFS transporter, translating into MSTRVQQTPAPPVRTAAAATLVLVVLVALALRAPFTAVAPLLEQIQHDLGVSNTLGGVLTTLPVVCLGAFAFVAPKLRQRFGDEKVLVGCLVVLLVGNSMRALGSIGTLLAGTVVVGAGVAVANVALPGLIKRDFPHKVPVITAIYAMCLTLGGAVAASVVVPIGAAMSSAWRAPLGLLAVPVLFALGISVFALRRGTGVPPLPARPGRLWRNPLAWQLTVFMGLQSALVYVVFGWLPTMLQSRGMSPELAGLALGIQAAVQAAGSMSVPVLCHRLRDQRPIAVVLAVLVALGFTGILVGPAAGLWPATVVLGLAQGAGFGLALTLFGLRSPDSDTTTALSGMAQGGGYLIAAAGPLLIGLLHDMTGGWTVPWALLIACSAVWLGAGLLAGRPVQVPSVIGEVTRR
- a CDS encoding ammonium transporter; translated protein: MNSGDTAWVLVSAALVLLMTPGLAFFYGGMVRSRGVLNMLMMSIGSIGVVGVLWALIGYSTAFGSDVGGLGLLGNPAEFFGLGQLLGKDQLSGTVPTLAFVGFQAMFAIVTVALISGAIADRARFGPWLLFAGLWAVVVYFPVAHWVFAFDTKDDAGNVTAVGGWIANRLAAIDFAGGTAVHINAGAAALALALVLGKRKGWPKDPGKPHNLPFVVLGAGLLWFGWFGFNAGSALAANTTAAVTLVNTLVATSAAMLGWLLVERIRDGHATTLGAASGIVAGLVAITPACSSVSPLGAIAIGAITGAVCALAVSLKYKFGYDDSLDVVGVHLVGGVMGTLLIGLFASSAAPAGVDGLFYGGGLDQLWRQAVGAGAVLVYSFVLSLVLALLVKAVVGFRVSAEDEAVGIDETEHAETAYHFGDGRSVRRSPVPADEVERKLEGSRA
- a CDS encoding P-II family nitrogen regulator yields the protein MKLVTAIVQPSKLDDLKEELGRLGVLGMTVSQVQGYGRQKGHTEVYRGAEYAVDFIEKLRVEVLVDESNVDKVVDGIVSAARTGRVGDGKVWVTSVDTVVRVRTGETGVEAI
- a CDS encoding AAA family ATPase, which produces MDISDALPIYASPPPMVRVGRRSLVVLAGLPGAGKSTALGKLRGGSDISTLDSEQVRAQLRKVLPTRLPYRFYRPLVHLAHRARIAMCCLRAPGPVVAHEPATRGTTRAMLMLFGWLTGRQRVLVWLHADAREALAGQQARGRLIRPRSFLRHVQRAHRMHLRLLGGGQPRGWHQVHLLTRSQVEYGLRLDVVA